One Capsicum annuum cultivar UCD-10X-F1 chromosome 2, UCD10Xv1.1, whole genome shotgun sequence genomic window carries:
- the LOC107860520 gene encoding polypyrimidine tract-binding protein homolog 1 isoform X1 — protein sequence MSTSGQQQFRYTQTPSKVLHLRNLPWDCNDEELVELCKPFGKIVNTKCNVGANRNQAFVEFSDLNQAINMVSYYASSSEPAQVRGKTVYIQYSNRNEIVNNKSPGDVPGNVLLVTIEGVEAGDVSIDVIHLVFSAFGFVQKIATFEKAAGFQALIQFSDVGTATAAREALDGRSIPKYLLPEHVNHCHLRISYSAHTDLNIKFQSHRSRDYTNPYLPVNPTAMEGLLQPVVGPDGKKQEAESNVLFASLENMQYAVTVDVLTTVFSSFGTVQKIAIFEKNGQTQALIQYPDVTTAAAAKDALEGHCIYDGGYCKLHLSYSRHTDLNVQAYSDKSRDYTVPESSLLAMQQSAAVHAPPAVWHNPQSGPAQSSAGYAAVGAVPGQAPPTSPLSSWNPNLQGGGSTFPSAPTRYPGHSYAPPVPAYATAVNPPGSSQQTNPIAVGSPPFSVSQPFHPSTMPPGGIPPPGHAPYHG from the exons ATGTCAACATCCGGGCAACAGCAATTCCGGTATACTCAAACGCCGTCGAAAGTTCTTCACCTCCGTAATCTTCCATGGGATTGCAACGATGAAGAGCTAGTAGAACTTTGTAAGCCCTTTGGTAAAATTGTCAACACCAAATGCAACGTCGGAGCCAATCGCAACCAAGCGTTTGTCGAATTC TCGGACCTTAATCAAGCAATCAATATGGTTTCATATTATGCTTCATCTTCAGAGCCTGCTCAAGTTCGTGGCAAGACAGTGTACATTCAGTATTCTAACAGGAATGAGATCGTCAATAATAAGAGTCCTGGAGATGTTCCAGGAAATGTTTTGCTGGTAACTATCGAGGGTGTTGAAGCTGGTGATGTCAGTATCGATGTCATTCATTTG GTATTTTCAGCCTTTGGTTTTGTTCAGAAGATTGCTACTTTCGAAAAGGCTGCAGGTTTTCAG GCATTGATTCAATTTAGTGATGTTGGGACAGCAACTGCTGCTAGAGAGGCATTAGATGGAAGAAGTATACCAAA GTACCTGCTTCCAGAACATGTTAATCATTGTCACTTGCGCATCTCATATTCAGCACACACGGACCTTAATATTAAGTTTCAATCTCATCGAAGCAG GGACTACACAAACCCTTATCTTCCAGTAAATCCTACTGCAATGGAGGGGCTTCTTCAG CCTGTTGTAGGTCCAGATGGAAAGAAACAGGAAGCTGAGAGTAATGTGCTTTTTGCCTCTTTAGAGAATATGCAGTATGCTGTTACTGTTGATGTCCTTACCACG GTGTTCTCTTCCTTTGGTACCGTTCAAAAGATCGCTATATTTGAGAAGAATGGTCAAACCCAGGCATTAATTCAGTATCCTG ATGTAACAACTGCAGCTGCTGCAAAGGACGCTTTAGAGGGACACTGCATATATGATGGTGGCTATTGTAAGCTTCATCTATCATACTCTCGTCATACTGATCTGAATGTACAG GCATACAGTGACAAAAGTAGAGATTACACAGTTCCAGAATCAAGTTTGCTTGCGATGCAGCAATCAGCTGCAGTCCATGCCCCACCAGCTGTTTGGCATAACCCTCAGTCTGGTCCAGCACAGTCATCAGCTGGCTATGCCGCTGTTGGTGCTGTTCCTGGCCAAGCACCACCGACATCCCCATTATCCTCATGGAATCCAAATTTGCAGGGTGGCGGATCAACCTTCCCGTCAGCTCCTACCAGATATCCTGGTCATTCATATGCTCCACCGGTTCCTGCTTATGCAACTGCAGTAAATCCTCCGGGATCGTCACAGCAGACCAACCCCATTGCTGTTGGTAGTCCGCCCTTTAGTGTAAGTCAGCCTTTTCATCCATCAACCATGCCGCCGGGAGGTATTCCACCACCTGGTCATGCACCTTATCATGGTTAA
- the LOC107860517 gene encoding peptidyl-tRNA hydrolase 2, mitochondrial has product MIDMAWISAMLLGAGCLALGYIIGVRHCSCTFLSNRASGDTETINDGKKRKGVKQPLEVERLAEILEDFKMVLVVRNDLKMGKGKIAAQCSHATLGLYKKLHNRAPKALNRWEMCGQVKVVVKIESEDDMLVLQERSKSLNIPTHITIDAGRTQIAPNSRTVMAILGPADMVDDVTGGLKLL; this is encoded by the coding sequence ATGATTGACATGGCATGGATTAGCGCCATGTTACTTGGAGCAGGATGCCTTGCTTTGGGTTATATTATTGGTGTACGACATTGTTCTTGCACTTTTCTTTCAAACAGAGCATCTggtgatactgaaactataaatGATGGGAAAAAGAGAAAAGGGGTCAAGCAACCTCTTGAAGTAGAAAGGCTTGCTGAGATCCTTGAAGATTTTAAAATGGTTTTGGTAGTCAGGAATGACTTGAAGATGGGGAAAGGGAAAATAGCTGCACAATGCAGTCACGCAACTTTAGGTCTCTACAAAAAGCTCCATAATAGGGCACCAAAAGCTTTAAATAGATGGGAGATGTGTGGACAGGTGAAGGTGGTGGTGAAGATTGAAAGTGAAGATGATATGTTGGTTTTGCAAGAAAGATCAAAATCACTTAATATACCGACACACATTACAATTGATGCTGGGAGAACCCAAATTGCACCAAACTCGAGGACTGTGATGGCTATACTAGGACCGGCTGACATGGTTGATGATGTAACTGGTGGATTGAAACTTTTATAG
- the LOC107860520 gene encoding polypyrimidine tract-binding protein homolog 1 isoform X2, which yields MSTSGQQQFRYTQTPSKVLHLRNLPWDCNDEELVELCKPFGKIVNTKCNVGANRNQAFVEFSDLNQAINMVSYYASSSEPAQVRGKTVYIQYSNRNEIVNNKSPGDVPGNVLLVTIEGVEAGDVSIDVIHLVFSAFGFVQKIATFEKAAGFQALIQFSDVGTATAAREALDGRSIPKYLLPEHVNHCHLRISYSAHTDLNIKFQSHRSRDYTNPYLPVNPTAMEGLLQPVVGPDGKKQEAESNVLFASLENMQYAVTVDVLTTVFSSFGTVQKIAIFEKNGQTQALIQYPDVTTAAAAKDALEGHCIYDGGYCIQ from the exons ATGTCAACATCCGGGCAACAGCAATTCCGGTATACTCAAACGCCGTCGAAAGTTCTTCACCTCCGTAATCTTCCATGGGATTGCAACGATGAAGAGCTAGTAGAACTTTGTAAGCCCTTTGGTAAAATTGTCAACACCAAATGCAACGTCGGAGCCAATCGCAACCAAGCGTTTGTCGAATTC TCGGACCTTAATCAAGCAATCAATATGGTTTCATATTATGCTTCATCTTCAGAGCCTGCTCAAGTTCGTGGCAAGACAGTGTACATTCAGTATTCTAACAGGAATGAGATCGTCAATAATAAGAGTCCTGGAGATGTTCCAGGAAATGTTTTGCTGGTAACTATCGAGGGTGTTGAAGCTGGTGATGTCAGTATCGATGTCATTCATTTG GTATTTTCAGCCTTTGGTTTTGTTCAGAAGATTGCTACTTTCGAAAAGGCTGCAGGTTTTCAG GCATTGATTCAATTTAGTGATGTTGGGACAGCAACTGCTGCTAGAGAGGCATTAGATGGAAGAAGTATACCAAA GTACCTGCTTCCAGAACATGTTAATCATTGTCACTTGCGCATCTCATATTCAGCACACACGGACCTTAATATTAAGTTTCAATCTCATCGAAGCAG GGACTACACAAACCCTTATCTTCCAGTAAATCCTACTGCAATGGAGGGGCTTCTTCAG CCTGTTGTAGGTCCAGATGGAAAGAAACAGGAAGCTGAGAGTAATGTGCTTTTTGCCTCTTTAGAGAATATGCAGTATGCTGTTACTGTTGATGTCCTTACCACG GTGTTCTCTTCCTTTGGTACCGTTCAAAAGATCGCTATATTTGAGAAGAATGGTCAAACCCAGGCATTAATTCAGTATCCTG ATGTAACAACTGCAGCTGCTGCAAAGGACGCTTTAGAGGGACACTGCATATATGATGGTGGCTATT GCATACAGTGA
- the LOC107861446 gene encoding uncharacterized protein LOC107861446: MNQNITSLLIGLVGAAFTLGAYSQPWMTPTQSITMGLVTLMFGLLVREGFISL; this comes from the coding sequence ATGAATCAGAACATAACGTCGTTGTTGATCGGATTAGTTGGGGCTGCCTTCACTTTAGGAGCCTATTCACAACCATGGATGACTCCAACACAAAGCATAACTATGGGTCTTGTTACTCTCATGTTTGGTCTCCTCGTTCGCGAAGGTTTCATTTCCCTTTAG
- the LOC107860518 gene encoding pentatricopeptide repeat-containing protein At5g15300, with amino-acid sequence MIKKTVKSRSSNVHQQSSSLWSKCKNLQSLKQIHALMIINGFNSNHIALRELIYTSAIAFSASIHYAHKVFAQITQPDLFMWNTMLRGSAQSLRPSLAISLYTQMEKRCIRPDSYTFPFVLKACTKLSWVVSGLVLHGKIVKFGFESNKFARNTLIYFHANVGDIRIAGELFDDSAKRDVVAWSALTAGYARRGKLDVARGIFDDMPAKDLVSWNVMITGYVKQGKMENARELFDVVPKRDVVTWNAMISGYVLCGENDKALKMYEEMRGAGEYPDEVTMLHLLSACTDSAFLDVGEKIHRSIIEMGAGELSVFLGNALVDMYARCGSIRKALEVFQGMREKDVSSWNIIMLGLAFHGHSEECISLFQDMRRMKYIPNEITFVGVLVASSHAGKVDEGRGYFRMMRTEYNIEPNIRHYGCMVDMLARAGLLNEAFEFINAMEIEPNAIIWRTLLGACKVHSNVELGRYANEQLLKLGREDSGDYVLLSNIYASRDEWDGVERVRKLMDDNGVWKEPGCTLVEADDYALRNFCFDSNA; translated from the coding sequence ATGATCAAAAAGACGGTAAAAAGCAGAAGTTCAAATGTTCACCAACAATCATCATCACTATGGAGCAAATGCAAAAATCTCCAATCCTTAAAGCAAATTCACGCACTCATGATCATCAATGGTTTCAATTCCAATCACATTGCTCTACGCGAGCTCATTTACACTTCTGCCATTGCCTTTTCAGCATCGATTCAttatgcacacaaggtgtttgcTCAAATTACTCAACCAGATCTTTTCATGTGGAACACTATGCTTAGAGGTTCAGCTCAGAGTCTTAGGCCTTCTTTAGCTATTTCCCTTTATACCCAGATGGAAAAACGTTGTATACGTCCGGATAGTTATACTTTTCCTTTTGTACTTAAAGCGTGTACCAAGCTTTCTTGGGTTGTTTCTGGTCTTGTTTTACATGGGAAAATTGTGAAGTTTGGGTTTGAGTCTAATAAATTTGCGAGGAATACGCTTATTTATTTTCACGCGAATGTTGGAGATATAAGAATTGCGGGAGAACTTTTTGATGATTCTGCTAAGAGGGATGTTGTTGCTTGGTCTGCATTGACTGCCGGTTATGCGAGGAGAGGGAAACTGGACGTGGCGAGGGGAATTTTTGATGATATGCCAGCTAAAGATTTGGTTTCTTGGAATGTGATGATCACTGGGTATGTGAAGCAAGGGAAGATGGAGAACGCGAGGGAGTTGTTTGATGTGGTTCCAAAGAGGGATGTTGTGACTTGGAACGCGATGATTTCTGGTTATGTGCTTTGTGGAGAAAATGACAAGGCGTTGAAAATGTACGAAGAGATGAGAGGTGCAGGGGAATATCCTGATGAGGTTACCATGTTGCATCTTTTATCTGCTTGCACGGATTCAGCATTCTTGGATGTTGGCGAAAAGATTCATCGGTCTATTATTGAGATGGGTGCAGGGGAATTAAGCGTATTTCTTGGTAATGCACTTGTAGACATGTATGCTAGGTGTGGGAGCATTAGGAAGGCACTTGAAGTGTTTCAAGGCATGAGAGAAAAGGATGTATCGTCTTGGAACATAATAATGTTAGGATTAGCTTTTCACGGTCATTCTGAAGAATGTATCTCTCTTTTTCAAGATATGAGGAGAATGAAGTATATTCCTAATGAAATTACTTTTGTTGGGGTATTAGTTGCTTCTAGTCATGCTGGAAAAGTTGATGAGGGCCGAGGATATTTCAGGATGATGAGAACCGAGTACAATATAGAGCCGAACATAAGGCACTACGGGTGTATGGTGGATATGCTAGCACGTGCAGGACTATTGAATGAAGCATTTGAGTTCATAAACGCGATGGAGATTGAACCTAATGCTATTATATGGAGAACACTGCTAGGAGCCTGTAAAGTTCATTCCAATGTTGAGCTGGGAAGGTATGCTAATGAGCAGCTACTTAAATTGGGAAGGGAAGACAGCGGGGACTATGTCTTGCTGTCCAATATCTATGCTTCGAGGGATGAATGGGATGGTGTTGAAAGGGTGAGGAAGTTGATGGATGACAATGGGGTTTGGAAAGAACCTGGTTGTACTTTAGTTGAGGCTGATGATTATGCTCTTaggaatttttgttttgattccaATGCTTAA
- the LOC107860519 gene encoding KH domain-containing protein HEN4 isoform X2, translating to MAGQRKRAHSQSRYADNGRNKRRNAGSDKDLFSIGPDDTVYRYLCPGKKIGSIIGKGGEIVKQLRADTKSKIRIGETVPGCEERVVTIYSSNEETNNLDGSEDCVCPAQDALLKVHEKIVNDIVDVDSEDAPQFTVRLLVPSDQIGCIIGKGGQIVQNIRSETGAQIRILKDNHLPACALSSDELLQISGEATVVKKALYEIAARVHKNPSRSQHLLASAAPNIYSSRTLVGPTAAAPIVGIAPLGSYGGYKGETRDWSRPLYSAAKDESSSKEFSIRLLCPTANIGGVIGKGGVIINQIRQESGAAIKVDSSAADGDDCVISISAKEFFEDTYSPTVEAALRLQPRCNEKGERDSGLISITTRLLVPKSRIGCLIGKGGAIINEMRKITKANIRILSNEDLPKVAAEDDEMVQISGELDVVKDALMQVTSRLRANLFEREGPASAFVPVHPYLPMTTDSDTLKHESRDTRRHGHSYSAGYGGSSDLPRANAYGSYSGIQSNSSSSIRYGAYEGYSLGRSGASS from the exons ATGGCTGGTCAACGAAAGCGCGCCCATTCTCAGTCTCGTTATGCTGACAATGGGAGAAATAAAAGGAGAAATGCTGGCTCTGATAAGGACCTTTTCTCTATCGGTCCTGACGACACGGTTTATCGCTACTTATGCCCTGGGAAGAAGATTGGAAGTATTATCGGCAAGGGAGGTGAGATTGTTAAGCAATTGAGGGCGGACACTAAATCTAAAATCAGGATTGGTGAGACGGTGCCTGGCTGTGAGGAACGTGTTGTCACCATCTACAGCTCAAACGAGGAAACAAACAACCTTGATGGCTCTGAAGATTGTGTTTGTCCTGCCCAGGATGCGCTTTTGAAAGTCCATGAGAAAATTGTTAACGACATAGTTGATGTGGACTCTGAGGATGCTCCCCAGTTTACTGTTAGGCTTCTAGTACCTTCTGATCAGATTGGATGTATCATTGGGAAAGGGGGTCAGATAGTACAGAATATTCGTAGTGAAACTGGAGCTCAGATTCGTATACTGAAAGATAACCATTTGCCTGCATGTGCATTGAGCTCGGATGAACTTCTGCAG ATATCTGGTGAAGCCACTGTAGTGAAGAAGGCGCTTTATGAAATAGCAGCCCGTGTTCATAAGAATCCATCCCGTTCTCAACACTTGCTTGCTTCTGCTGCACCAAATATCTATTCTTCAAGGACACTTGTAGGTCCAACTGCTGCTGCTCCAATAGTAGGAATAGCCCCATTAGGGTCTTACGGGGGCTACAAAGGAGAGACTCGGGACTGGTCAAGGCCCTTATACTCAGCTGCAAAGGATGAATCATCTTCAAAGGAATTTTCTATTCGTTTGCTGTGTCCTACTGCAAATATTGGTGGTGTTATTGGTAAAGGTGGTGTCATAATCAATCAAATTAGACAAGAATCTGGTGCAGCAATCAAAGTTGATAGTTCTGCTGCCGACGGTGATGATTGTGTGATTTCAATTTCTGCGAAAGAg TTCTTTGAGGACACATATTCTCCAACTGTTGAAGCAGCATTGCGCTTGCAACCGAGGTGCAATGAGAAAGGTGAAAGAGATTCCGGTCTTATATCGATCACCACAAGATTGCTGGTCCCAAAATCTCGAATAGGGTGTCTTATTGGGAAAGGAGGAGCTATAATCAATGAGATGAGGAAAATTACAAAAGCTAATATTCGTATACTCTCCAATGAAGACCTCCCCAAGGTTGCTGCTGAAGATGATGAGATGGTGCAG ATCTCAGGAGAACTTGATGTGGTAAAGGATGCACTCATGCAAGTAACTTCACGTCTGAGGGCTAACCTTTTCGAAAGAGAGGGTCCGGCATCTGCCTTTGTGCCAGTTCATCCCTACCTCCCCATGACAACAGATTCAGATACCTTGAAACACGAAAGTAGGGACACTAGAAGACATGGACATTCTTACTCAGCTGGCTATGGTGGTTCGAGTGATCTTCCACGTGCTAATGCTTATGGAAGTTACAGTGGTATCCAG AGTAACAGCAGTAGCAGCATAAGATATGGAGCTTATGAAGGATATTCCCTTGGGCGTTCTGGTGCTTCTAG CTGA
- the LOC107860519 gene encoding KH domain-containing protein HEN4 isoform X1: MAGQRKRAHSQSRYADNGRNKRRNAGSDKDLFSIGPDDTVYRYLCPGKKIGSIIGKGGEIVKQLRADTKSKIRIGETVPGCEERVVTIYSSNEETNNLDGSEDCVCPAQDALLKVHEKIVNDIVDVDSEDAPQFTVRLLVPSDQIGCIIGKGGQIVQNIRSETGAQIRILKDNHLPACALSSDELLQISGEATVVKKALYEIAARVHKNPSRSQHLLASAAPNIYSSRTLVGPTAAAPIVGIAPLGSYGGYKGETRDWSRPLYSAAKDESSSKEFSIRLLCPTANIGGVIGKGGVIINQIRQESGAAIKVDSSAADGDDCVISISAKEFFEDTYSPTVEAALRLQPRCNEKGERDSGLISITTRLLVPKSRIGCLIGKGGAIINEMRKITKANIRILSNEDLPKVAAEDDEMVQISGELDVVKDALMQVTSRLRANLFEREGPASAFVPVHPYLPMTTDSDTLKHESRDTRRHGHSYSAGYGGSSDLPRANAYGSYSGIQSNSSSSIRYGAYEGYSLGRSGASRSSGQDPASRRKSYGY; the protein is encoded by the exons ATGGCTGGTCAACGAAAGCGCGCCCATTCTCAGTCTCGTTATGCTGACAATGGGAGAAATAAAAGGAGAAATGCTGGCTCTGATAAGGACCTTTTCTCTATCGGTCCTGACGACACGGTTTATCGCTACTTATGCCCTGGGAAGAAGATTGGAAGTATTATCGGCAAGGGAGGTGAGATTGTTAAGCAATTGAGGGCGGACACTAAATCTAAAATCAGGATTGGTGAGACGGTGCCTGGCTGTGAGGAACGTGTTGTCACCATCTACAGCTCAAACGAGGAAACAAACAACCTTGATGGCTCTGAAGATTGTGTTTGTCCTGCCCAGGATGCGCTTTTGAAAGTCCATGAGAAAATTGTTAACGACATAGTTGATGTGGACTCTGAGGATGCTCCCCAGTTTACTGTTAGGCTTCTAGTACCTTCTGATCAGATTGGATGTATCATTGGGAAAGGGGGTCAGATAGTACAGAATATTCGTAGTGAAACTGGAGCTCAGATTCGTATACTGAAAGATAACCATTTGCCTGCATGTGCATTGAGCTCGGATGAACTTCTGCAG ATATCTGGTGAAGCCACTGTAGTGAAGAAGGCGCTTTATGAAATAGCAGCCCGTGTTCATAAGAATCCATCCCGTTCTCAACACTTGCTTGCTTCTGCTGCACCAAATATCTATTCTTCAAGGACACTTGTAGGTCCAACTGCTGCTGCTCCAATAGTAGGAATAGCCCCATTAGGGTCTTACGGGGGCTACAAAGGAGAGACTCGGGACTGGTCAAGGCCCTTATACTCAGCTGCAAAGGATGAATCATCTTCAAAGGAATTTTCTATTCGTTTGCTGTGTCCTACTGCAAATATTGGTGGTGTTATTGGTAAAGGTGGTGTCATAATCAATCAAATTAGACAAGAATCTGGTGCAGCAATCAAAGTTGATAGTTCTGCTGCCGACGGTGATGATTGTGTGATTTCAATTTCTGCGAAAGAg TTCTTTGAGGACACATATTCTCCAACTGTTGAAGCAGCATTGCGCTTGCAACCGAGGTGCAATGAGAAAGGTGAAAGAGATTCCGGTCTTATATCGATCACCACAAGATTGCTGGTCCCAAAATCTCGAATAGGGTGTCTTATTGGGAAAGGAGGAGCTATAATCAATGAGATGAGGAAAATTACAAAAGCTAATATTCGTATACTCTCCAATGAAGACCTCCCCAAGGTTGCTGCTGAAGATGATGAGATGGTGCAG ATCTCAGGAGAACTTGATGTGGTAAAGGATGCACTCATGCAAGTAACTTCACGTCTGAGGGCTAACCTTTTCGAAAGAGAGGGTCCGGCATCTGCCTTTGTGCCAGTTCATCCCTACCTCCCCATGACAACAGATTCAGATACCTTGAAACACGAAAGTAGGGACACTAGAAGACATGGACATTCTTACTCAGCTGGCTATGGTGGTTCGAGTGATCTTCCACGTGCTAATGCTTATGGAAGTTACAGTGGTATCCAG AGTAACAGCAGTAGCAGCATAAGATATGGAGCTTATGAAGGATATTCCCTTGGGCGTTCTGGTGCTTCTAG GTCATCAGGGCAAGACCCTGCTTCCCGCAGAAAAAGTTATGGTTACTAG
- the LOC107861445 gene encoding casparian strip membrane protein 1 — translation MKSGGSEAGDDSNDPKPKSNRGIAFLDFIMRLVAILGTLGSAIAMGTSNEDLPSFKQFIRFKAEYKDLPTFTFFVVANGIVSAYLAVSLVLSILHIVMSGAKITRVVLIFFDTVMMAFLTSGASAAAAIVYLAHKGNARANWIAICQQYNSFCDRASGSLVGSFIAVLVFLLLVILSALALSRN, via the exons atgaagtcAGGTGGTAGTGAAGCTGGAGATGATTCAAATGATCCAAAGCCCAAGAGCAACAGAGGAATtgcttttcttgattttattatgagaCTAGTTGCTATTTTAGGCACCTTAGGAAGTGCAATTGCCATGGGAACATCTAATGAAGATCTTCCCTCCTTCAAGCAGTTCATTAGGTTTAAGGCTGAGTACAAGGACCTTCCTACTTTCAC GTTCTTTGTGGTAGCGAATGGCATCGTTAGCGCGTACCTCGCTGTATCTCTTGTCCTATCCATCTTGCACATTGTCATGAGTGGTGCAAAAATAACTAGAGTGGTCTTGATCTTCTTTGATACG GTGATGATGGCATTTTTGACATCTGGAGCATCAGCTGCAGCAGCCATAGTGTATTTGGCACACAAGGGAAATGCTCGGGCTAACTGGATTGCTATATGCCAGCAGTATAACTCTTTCTGCGATCGAGCCTCTGGTTCCTTGGTTGGATCCTTCATAGCAGTTCTCGTGTTCTTACTGCTCGTTATATTGTCAGCTCTGGCCCTTTCAAGAAACTGA